ATGGCGGATCGCTTCCTAGACCCCAAATACGCACCAGATGAAGTTGCCGAAGCAACAGGCATTTCCGCGGATCGCATCAAGCAACTGGCAGCAGACATGGCCCATGTTGCGTTTGACGAAGCGATTGAGCTTGATCGTCCGTGGACAGATTTCCGCGGAAAAAAACACGCCAAGATGATTGGCCGCCCTGTTTCAATGCACTCTATGCGCGGTATTTCGGCGCACTCGAACGGATTCCAAACCTGCCGTGCCCTGCACACGCTACAAATCATCCTTGGCGCGGTTGAAACACCCGGCGGCATGCGTTTCAAGCCACCCTACCCTAAGCCCGCAACAGCGCACCCCAAACCACATGGCAAGGTTACACCAGGTGGCGCATTGAATGGTCCACACCTTGGGTATCCACATGGTCCCGAAGACCTGATGCTTAAGGACGATGGCAGCGCCATTCGCATCGACAAAGCATTCACATGGGAAAACCCGCTGTCTGCCCACGGCATGATGCACATGGTAATTTCTAACGCCCATGCGGGCGACCCGTACAAGATCGACACGCTGTTCATGTATATGGCGAACATGTCTTGGAACTCGTCGATGAATTCGACGGGCGTGATGGAGATGCTGACGGACACAGATGAGGACGACGAATACGTCATTCCGCGTATCATCTATTCGGACGCCTATTCCTCAGAAATGGTAGCCTTCGCTGACCTGATCTTGCCCGACACAACATACCTTGAACGCCACGATTGTATTTCCCTTCTGGATCGCCCGATCTGCGAGGCCGATGCCGTCGCCGATGCCATTCGTTGGCCCGTTGTGGAACCCGACCGCGATGTGCGTGGTTTCCAGTCCGTGCTTTGTGAACTTGGTGCGCGTCTGAACTTGCCCGGTTTCGTAAACGAAGACGGGTCGCAAAAGTACGAAGACTACGCCGACTACATCACCAACCACATTCGCCGTCCGGGTATTGGCCCGCTGGCAGGCTGGCGCATGGGTGAAAAAGGTACGCAAGACGGGCGCGGCGAGCCTAACGAAGGCCAGCTCGATAGCTACATCAACAACGGCGGTTTCTGGCATGCAGAGGTGCCGAAGAACGCAGCCTATTACAAGCCATTCAACATGGGCTATCAGGATTGGGCCGTGGAAATGGGCTTCTTCGATTCCGTCCAGCCCTACATCTTTACACCCTACGTCGAACCCCTGCGCCGCATGCAGCTTGCCGCCGAAGGCCATGGCCGCGTGCAGCCACCGGATCATTTGCGCCAACAGGTCAAAGACACGATGGACCCGCTGCCGATTTGGTATGCGCCCCTGTCGGATGACCGTATCGACACCGATGAATTTAACGTCCACGCTCTAACCCAACGCCCAATGGCGATGTATCATTCATGGGGTTCACAAAACGCTTGGCTGCGCCAACTGCATGGCCGCAACCCGCTTTATGTGCCGACAAAGATTTGGGAACAGCACGGGTTTGTGGAAGGCAGTTGGGCCAAGGTTACGTCCCCGTCCGGCGTCATCACTGTTCCTGTCATGCACATGGCGGCGCTCAACGAAAACACAGTCTGGACATGGAACGCCATCGGCAAACGCAAAGGTGCTTGGGCGTTGGATGAAAAGGCACCTGAGGCGACCGAGGGTTTCTTACTTAACCACCTGATCCACGAGCTATTGCCAGAACAAGCGGACGGCATGCGCTGGTCCAACTCCGACCCCGTCACAGGCCAAGCCGCGTGGTTTGACCTGCGCGTCAAAATCGAAAAGGTCGCAGCCCCAGCCGAGGCACAACCCGTGACGCCGCCGCAAAAAGCACCCGTCCCTAAAGGCCCGTCTAAACTGGCATGGAAGGTTGGAAAATGACCCGTACCCTGCTCCTCATCTTCGCCTTCCTCGCCCTGATGATTGGCTCGTTCGTATGGTTCGTCATCACATGGGACGCTAGCAAAGAAGAACCTGTCAGCGCGATCCGACCCATTCAAATAGGGGCCACCACATGACCACACTCCCTACCTCAACGGACCGTAAACTCGGCCTCGTGATTGACCTTGATACCTGCGTCGGCTGCCACGCTTGCGTGATCTCCTGCAAAGGCTGGAACACGGAAAACTACGGCGCACCACTGTCGGACCAAGATCCATACGGCGAAGACCCGACGGGTACGTTCCTCAACCGCGTTCATTCCTACGAAATCCAACCCAAGGAAGCGCCAGCACAGCTGATCCACTTCCCGAAGTCCTGCCTGCACTGCGAAGACGCGCCTTGCGTTACAGTGTGCCCAACTGGGGCCAGCTACAAGCGCGTTGAAGACGGGATTGTTCTGGTCAACGAACAAGACTGTATCGGTTGTGGCCTCTGCGCTTGGGCTTGTCCTTATGGCGCACGCGAAATGGACCAAGAAGAGAAGGTCATGAAAAAATGTACCCTCTGCGTGGATCGTATCTATAACGAGAACCTGCCCGAAGAAGACCGCGAACCAGCCTGCGTGCGCACCTGCCCCGCTGGCGCGCGCCACTTTGGGGACTTCGCCGACCCGGATAGCAACGTATCTATTCTAACGGCCGAGCGCGGAGGAATGGATTTGATGCCAGAGATGGGAACAAAACCCGTCAACAAGTACCTCCCTCCACGACCTAAGGACCGCGACCGCTCTGAGGATGTCGACATTCTTGCGCCGTTCCTTGAACCTGTCGCGACGGAGACCACTGGTTTCCTTGGATGGCTCGACAAGGCACTCGACGCCATGCCCGGCTCCTCAAAAGGGGATAAGAACTAATGCATCCTGCACCGTCAGTTATTCTATTCTCCACGCTTTCCGGCCTCGGCTTTGGCCTGTTGGCCTTTCTTGGCTTCGGCATGCCGTCCCCAACAGGATTCATGGCGTTCATCTGGTTTACAATCGCCTACCTGCTTGCTGTCGGTGGGCTTATTGCGTCCACCTTCCACCTTGGTCACCCAGAACGGGCGTTGAAGGCCTTCAAACAATGGCGTTCCAGCTGGCTGTCACGTGAAGGAATTTGTGCTGTCGCGGCTCTGTTGGTTATGGCGCTTTATGGTGCTGGCGCGGTGTTCCTTGATACAAACTGGACGTTCATCGGCGTTATCGGCGCAATCTTGTCCATCGGAACCGTTTTCACCACGTCTATGATCTATGCCCAGATCAAAACCGTTCCGCGTTGGAACAACCTGACAACCCCATTGATGTTCCTGAGCATCTGCATCGCAGGCGGCGCGTTGCTTGCAGGGCAAGTCAGCCTAGCGACGCCGCTGCTGATCCTTGCTGGTGTCACGCAGATTGCACACTGGGTGTTTGGCGACAAAGCACTGTCCAATTCTGGAACGACTTTGGCGACGGCAACGGGCCTTGGTGCACGTGGCGAGGTTCGCGCATTTGAACCGCCGCACACAGGTACCAACTACCTTCTCAAGGAATTCATCTACGTGATCGCGCGCAAACATGCGCTCAAGCTGCGGGTCATCGCGATTGTCTTGATGGCGGTATTACCCGTTCTTCTGATCATCACCCACTCGCATATCCTCGCAGCGCTTGCGGTGCTTAGCCACCTCGTCGGCGTTTTCGCTGCGCGTTGGTTGTTCTTTGCAGAAGCTGAGCACGTGGTTGGGCTGTACTACGGTAAACGCTAATCGCGCCCCCAAACGCAAACGGGCCCCGCACAACGCGAGGCCCGTTTTAGTTCAAGCGAAGGGTTACGTGCGGATGCGTGCTTCTGTTTCTGCATCAAACAGGTAGACGCGCTTGTCCTCAAACGTCAGGCCCACGCGTTGCCCCTCGCTCACACGATCATCGCCGCGTTCTTCCATAACGATCCGCTCTCCGCTGTCGGATTCCAGATAAGCATAGCTCACCCCGCCAAGGCTTTCGGTAAGATCAACGCGCAAGGTGTCGCCCTTTGGGTCAACGACCAAGTGTTCCGGGCGCAATCCAACGCTTACGGGTTTGCCTTTGTAGGCCGGTGCAATCTTCATCTTAACCGACGTCTTGAGCGCTGCAATCTCGACAGAACCATCGCCAATAACACCATCCATAAAGTTCATAGCAGGTGAGCCGATAAAGCCCGCAACGAATTTGTTGTCAGGATCACGATACAGATCCATCGGCGCACCGACTTGCTCAATTACACCCATGCGCAGCACGACAATCTTGTCTGCCAGCGTCATCGCTTCGACCTGATCGTGGGTCACGTAGATCATCGTCGCGCCGATTTCTTTGTGCAGGCGCGCGATCTCAACCCGCATTTCGACGCGCAGTTCTGCGTCAAGGTTGGACAGCGGTTCGTCAAACAGGAACACTTCGGGGCCACGCACAATCGCACGACCAATAGAAACGCGCTGTCGCTGACCACCGGACAGGGCCGCAGGTTTACGTTCCAGATAGTCCTCGAGTTTCAGGATGCGCGTTGCCTCTGCAACCTTCTCCTCGATTTCCTTTTTCGGGTGGCGGTTCATTTTCAAACCGAAACCCATGTTCTCTTTGACGGTCATATGCGGGTAAAGCGCATAGGT
This Octadecabacter temperatus DNA region includes the following protein-coding sequences:
- a CDS encoding molybdopterin oxidoreductase family protein, which produces MKDQPDLNLSPDVSDEVRKTTCYMCACRCGINVHMKDGKVAYIEGNKDHPVNQGVLCAKGSAGIMQVNAPSRLKAPLKRVGPRGSGEFEEISWEEALTIATDWLTPVREEDPSKLAFFTGRDQSQSFTSLWAQGFGTPNYAAHGGFCSVNMAAAGIYTMGGAFWEFGQPDWDHTKMFVLFGVAEDHDSNPIKMGIGKIKERGARMVGVNPIRTGYNAVADDWFGITPGTDGLLIMALIHELFKAGKLDLDYLARFTNASCIVNEDPSSDENGLLLRDDEGQPQVIDRNTGNLAPWNGQGVEPDLGTTYRHAGVTHRPVFHLMADRFLDPKYAPDEVAEATGISADRIKQLAADMAHVAFDEAIELDRPWTDFRGKKHAKMIGRPVSMHSMRGISAHSNGFQTCRALHTLQIILGAVETPGGMRFKPPYPKPATAHPKPHGKVTPGGALNGPHLGYPHGPEDLMLKDDGSAIRIDKAFTWENPLSAHGMMHMVISNAHAGDPYKIDTLFMYMANMSWNSSMNSTGVMEMLTDTDEDDEYVIPRIIYSDAYSSEMVAFADLILPDTTYLERHDCISLLDRPICEADAVADAIRWPVVEPDRDVRGFQSVLCELGARLNLPGFVNEDGSQKYEDYADYITNHIRRPGIGPLAGWRMGEKGTQDGRGEPNEGQLDSYINNGGFWHAEVPKNAAYYKPFNMGYQDWAVEMGFFDSVQPYIFTPYVEPLRRMQLAAEGHGRVQPPDHLRQQVKDTMDPLPIWYAPLSDDRIDTDEFNVHALTQRPMAMYHSWGSQNAWLRQLHGRNPLYVPTKIWEQHGFVEGSWAKVTSPSGVITVPVMHMAALNENTVWTWNAIGKRKGAWALDEKAPEATEGFLLNHLIHELLPEQADGMRWSNSDPVTGQAAWFDLRVKIEKVAAPAEAQPVTPPQKAPVPKGPSKLAWKVGK
- a CDS encoding 4Fe-4S dicluster domain-containing protein → MTTLPTSTDRKLGLVIDLDTCVGCHACVISCKGWNTENYGAPLSDQDPYGEDPTGTFLNRVHSYEIQPKEAPAQLIHFPKSCLHCEDAPCVTVCPTGASYKRVEDGIVLVNEQDCIGCGLCAWACPYGAREMDQEEKVMKKCTLCVDRIYNENLPEEDREPACVRTCPAGARHFGDFADPDSNVSILTAERGGMDLMPEMGTKPVNKYLPPRPKDRDRSEDVDILAPFLEPVATETTGFLGWLDKALDAMPGSSKGDKN
- a CDS encoding dimethyl sulfoxide reductase anchor subunit family protein encodes the protein MHPAPSVILFSTLSGLGFGLLAFLGFGMPSPTGFMAFIWFTIAYLLAVGGLIASTFHLGHPERALKAFKQWRSSWLSREGICAVAALLVMALYGAGAVFLDTNWTFIGVIGAILSIGTVFTTSMIYAQIKTVPRWNNLTTPLMFLSICIAGGALLAGQVSLATPLLILAGVTQIAHWVFGDKALSNSGTTLATATGLGARGEVRAFEPPHTGTNYLLKEFIYVIARKHALKLRVIAIVLMAVLPVLLIITHSHILAALAVLSHLVGVFAARWLFFAEAEHVVGLYYGKR
- a CDS encoding ABC transporter ATP-binding protein; translated protein: MSGVTLNNVIKKYGDVQVIHGIDLEIEDGEFCVFVGPSGCGKSTLLRMVAGLEETTGGTMNIGERDVTKMDPSERGVAMVFQTYALYPHMTVKENMGFGLKMNRHPKKEIEEKVAEATRILKLEDYLERKPAALSGGQRQRVSIGRAIVRGPEVFLFDEPLSNLDAELRVEMRVEIARLHKEIGATMIYVTHDQVEAMTLADKIVVLRMGVIEQVGAPMDLYRDPDNKFVAGFIGSPAMNFMDGVIGDGSVEIAALKTSVKMKIAPAYKGKPVSVGLRPEHLVVDPKGDTLRVDLTESLGGVSYAYLESDSGERIVMEERGDDRVSEGQRVGLTFEDKRVYLFDAETEARIRT